Genomic window (Cucumis sativus cultivar 9930 chromosome 2, Cucumber_9930_V3, whole genome shotgun sequence):
TGGTGATGAAGTGGATCTGTCAGAGAAGGTAGAATTGACCATTGTGATGAAAAAGCCTCTGCAAGCCAACTTACGCCCAAGGTTTTAGATTTAAGAGTTGATTCTTATATCCTGTCctaatttgaagttttaagattgaaaagaaattgttccCTTTGAGctaagaaaaatgttgatttgCTTTCAATGTTGTTTATAACTGTAATGTTGGTTTTGAATGATTTGGAGTAAAAGTTGTATGTTTGTGATTACAATCATAGTGGCTCATTTGATAGCATATAGGAGTGAATATTGATTTACCTTCAAtagttaaaaaatgataaaagctatgaatgtaattaataaacattgaaataataaagttattCCTCACTCTCGCCCATGTAAATTAACTTAGAGAACATATCCAAATGgatagtattattttttaacacatTCAAATTTAAGGCAAGTGGATATGATTATCATATTAACAAAATCACATTTCTATTTAATGATCTTCTAAGAAACAAACGTTCTAGACATAAAATCTCAAACCTAGTTTATTAATCTCTTGTAAACCATGCATGTCTCCCAACTTGATTGACACATTATTGGGTGGCTACAAACATTCTCTCTTACAATTATGAGATTAATGTTTccacaatcaaattaaatttgaatttgaaaagttggGCTCTAAATATATACAACTCTTGAAAATAAAGACACTAAATCTTCTTCCCAGGAAGACGATTAGGCATCGGTTAAGGTATTCTTTGGCTTTTTAGTTTCTCTGTCTTTTAATGACTGCATGAGCGCATGATTGCACcctaaaaacaatttaagaatctaaatcttaaaaaaaatgcatgagCAAATTCTCTCAATACCAAActgataaatttgatttatagttTCTCCCATAAAAGAATTACGATGAAATCtcatgaaataatttttaaccTGGACAAATACATACAGTTGTTAGTTGAGCTAAGGTCACGTGAGCTAGCTTTTACGaattcatcaaaatttaaaaactttaaattacaaactttaaattcaactcattaaaattaaacacaataactaatttaatctcaataaaatttataaacccaaaattataaacaaaatttcttgatggacaatacccatcaatatatcatttttttggATGGACCTTACCCATGatcttatttttttgtctttgtccatcaagaaacATTACACTCatcaagaaaattctaaatccataaaaaaattcaaaacaaatatatatatatatatatatatatatatatatatatatatatatatatatatatatatataattaagaaaattcattCCTTGATAGGTctcgtccatcaagaaaacctAACTAACTTGATTTGTCAgtcaactaatatatttttctttgatgtttattgtccatcgataaataattttcttgacgtttgtggataattaacaaattaaggAAACTTTGCCCATCAAGGAAATCAAGAATccacatttttttgtatttcttcaacaaaataaggGAAATTTTCTTGACATACATGATCATTAAGATAAACAttatatcaagaaaaatatggtTCTTTGCCATGAccatcaagaaatcaaaattttcatgcaTCAAGGAAgaccaaatttgtagtagtgtgAATTGAAAGAGTCTGACACGAATCACTCGATGCTAAATCACAAAGAGTGAATTAGGATCAAGATGACAACAAAATAGTCAAAATATTAGGAGCTTTACAAGAAGCGAtgtctttttaatttacaacTTGGGAGTGTGTTATTGTAATGCCCTAAGTTTAGGAAGGGGATACGAATGAAGTGAGATATCATGTGTGAATGAAAGAGATTCTAAGGACATGAAAGTTGTGAGATTTGTTTCTAACTTCAGTATGAGAAATAAAATCTGGTTAAGAGTTTTAAAATTGGCGTTTTGGAGAAGAGGAGGTGTTTTGAAATAAGACTTCACGATAAGAAGTTGACATTTAAATCAATCAGCAGAAAGGATTAAGTGAGAAAATCTTATATGATTAAGTATAAGTTTTGTAATTAAGAAGTTAGTCCACGAGGGAGTCTTGAGAAGAGAAGGATTTGTGATAAAACCTATAAGTCTAAACACTCTCAAAAGAAATAGTCTTCATGGAAAAATGTTAAGGTTGGGTAGTCTGCAAAAGAAGTTATTACGTTAAGACCTTTGAAAGTTATATTAAGTGGTTGAAGTTATTCGTGGAATGAATGGAGTTAGGTGAGAAGAAAGGAATGAcgagaaaatgtcaaatataatttgacaAAAGTTAACGTGTAAGATTAAGAATTTAAGCATAACTGAGTTAGATATTAAATATACACGTGTAAAGTTTTAAGCAAAAGTTGATGAGCTGAGAAGAGTTAAGCATGACTAAGCTAGTTTAAAGgttctataaatagagggcTTGGTCATTAAGTAAGCATGAATATTTTACTAAAAGGCTAAACTGCTGCTGTTTACTTTGgcgaaaagaagaagaagaacaaaggGTTAAATGTCGCGGTTTGTTTCGCAGAGAAGGCTATGCTAGAAGGCTAAGTATTTGTTATTGATCTTTTGCTTTAAAGTGTTCATACGATTTCAAAATGTgttttataatgtttaaagaattattttgattattgaaatttaaattattataaaatagtgttcaaaccattagttgcTTCCTTAAATGAGTTAATTGTTATGTGCATATctataaaagtatatataaaagtgtGTATGAGgagaaactttttgttttcaattttggcagttttgtttgtttcgtACTTggattttattgtaatttgctttacatttacttttaatttgaaattaattattgaaaaatatttggacataaataattttaacattttctcttcaattaattatatcattaaaatttcTCCAAAAACCATTCTCATTCCCTTAACTTCTACCTATTCACATTCAACTTTCttgcaaattaattattttgtagttACTTCAacctttaaatttctttttccttttcaaatcttctcaTATAAATAtcacattctttttcttttctatgcaTGCTCACAATGAAAAGTTAATATAGTGTGAAGAAATTAGTCTTCCAACAAGTTTAAATAAAGATTTGTGAGCCAAAGTTATTACAAAAGAGCCCTGAACCCTTCATCATATTTTTGCAACGTCTAGGAGCAACCAATCAACCCAATGTAAAAGATGCATAGAAATTGATGAGAATTCAAGGATGAATAATGTAAAAGTGGGAGACTAAAGAGAGAACTGTCATAGACatcatttccaaaaaataataaagtgacGTGCGAATGCCAAAGaactattttttagtttttaattattgcttttgctcatgttattttttttcatttaattaattttttttattaataaaatggtGAAATGTGgttaatacatttttattgtgtttgaattatgtaACTTTTGTTCCAATCTATCTATTAGTTATAGTTAAAGGTAATACAATGtgtaaaagtaattattaGTTATAGTTAAAGATAATACAATGtgtaaaagtataaatataagaGTAGTATCTCCGTTCTGtcctaaaaaattaatttaaaataataaaaactttaaatttaattattttagaattttaaaagtgttagAAGTTTGAATAGTTTGATCaagtaattattaaaaagtcataacaaatttataatttaacaataaattataataaatttaaatttttgaaaagtttgaaaattttaataatttaaccgACTACTCAACtcttgaaattaaatagacCATCTTAGCgtacatttttctataaaaatctTGTatgtgtatttgttttttctttttcaaactcaaccctgtttcaaaattagttgttTGATGTATAATGTACTAGAGCATAAAAGATAAtcgcattttttttataaaaagttacgtgtgtttatttttgtttttcttgacagataatttatttatttggtatGATATAAGATATTAGATAAGTGtactaagttttttttttccttcctataataaattataaagtaagtgctttaataaataatgtataattatatttgaaaaagtaattttaaatttgattttaaacatcaacaagtaaataaaagaaaaattatctCAAGTGCATATACTAATCTCTTCCCTCCAATATATGTTTTCACGTTTTCTTTAATGAATACAATCTTCTTCCTACCAAGAAATgatataaactttgaaaaaaaatatttttaaaatgaaagtggTATGTTTtactaaaaacaaagttttgttataattcAAGAATTTAACATTGGTtgtaagtttattttttaatgcattATATCTTATAGAATATACTAAACCTTAAACATTAAcgtaaaatcaattttaattttctccattttccacTCTCATTTTGGAATACttatgaaaacatttttttctttaataaactCATtatccaataattttaatgataacAATAgtaatatatcttttataccttttatttttaaatgatgtatcttttgtacttttgaaaattaattttgtttaattttgttacacgtgatttttttttattttcatattttttacattCATTTAACAAGTTGAAAGAGTCACGTGCTATACACATGTTGAATGACTAGTAAAGTTAGAGGTAACCATGTAGAAAAGGCCTGCATGGTGGAATGAAGTCAACAAATGTAGAAAAGAACTACATTGTGCTAGGCAGCCTGAGTAACAAAAACGAATTTGTATGTTCTTGAATGCTATTGATATAATAGTCTAAACGTGAAGTAATGaaaccaaacataaaaaacGATTCGAGATCCTTGACGAAATGAATGGTTGTAGTGTacaccaaaaaatattttttttgatcGAGACACATTCTTGTGGTTTTGCATTAAGGTTATCTCTGGATTATGTTTGCTTCAATGAGAATTAGCTTGCAATTGGTCATGGTGATGATCGAGCACTTGcggtattttgtttttttattttttattttcaagcaATTTCAATTGTGATTTCGATTGTGAACTTACATTAATGTGTTTACGcaattctttcaattttgctATGAGGTTTCCATCGTTCATCAAGGATTCACTTGCAATTTGGTGATTTTGAAGAATACAAACCCAACGCTGAGTTGCTTTTCATTTGTCGAAATATGTTTATAGGTGATTTTGAAGGTGTATTCGTCTGTTATATAATTGAGAATTGTAAGAAAAATGTGTACGTTTTGAAGTACATACCGATACCATGTTGCACAATTCgcaattatatgtttaatatagGACATTattaatcaaacaataaataagaaacaattatcaaatacgttttttgtttctgttttttatttttttagaaaagaaacagaaattATCAAACAAGGAGAACAGAAACTTACCAAACTAGCCCTAAATCACGTTCTTAAGTTCTTGGAAAACATGAAACATAAACTAAGAAATAGGTAGGAAATCGGAAgggaaatattattaaataggGGTGAGTAGCCAAAGGAAAGATTTAGGTTCACATTTCACCGGGGATTTATTTTGGCTTTAAGAGGCTTTTCCATAACCACCGTGAAGGCCACCTTCTCCGACAGACTAACTTCCTCTCCCTTCACCTCTTTCCATTCAAACTTCCATATCAGGTTCCCAATGAAATATTCCATATGAAGAATCGCTAGTTCAAATCCAGGACACATCCTTCTCCCTATTCCGAATGGCATCATCTTTATCTCTTTGCTCCCTGTTATATCAAACTCAACTCCTCCTCCTCCGCCTTTCATGAACCTCTCCGGCTTAAACTCCATCGGATCTTCCCACACTTTTGAATTCCAACCCATCTCTGCTACCATGAAATTCACTGTCCCATTCTTTGGTATCACGTAATTTTCCAACACCGTGTCTTCTGTCACTGTGTGTGGTAGCACGAAATGTCCTGGTGGGTGTCTTCTTAATCCTTCTAAAACCACAGCTTTTAGATATGGGATTTTCTCCAAGTCTTCTTCCTTCACCTCTTTCCCTGGTCCATCTCCCAttacttctttcatttctGAGAAGAGCTTGTGCTGGATTTCTGGGTTTTTCACAATATTCGCCATTGTCCATTGCAGAGCCGTGCAGGTGGTGTCGGTGCCCCCGACGAGGAACTCAGAGCATATGGTGACTATCTCCTCATTAGTAAGCTTTCTATTGTCCTCGTGGGATAGCTCCAAATCGAGCAATGTGTCCACATATGATATCGcgaattcttcttcttcttccgtGTGGGCTCTGTTTACTCTGTTTTGATTGACCTTCCTTCGAGCTTCAATCAAAGGAATTAGGACCTTTTCTTGGTTCCTTCTCAGTTGGATAAGCATTTCCCAGCGTTTTCGAAATAGAATCTTAGTGAGTTTAGGCCAAAAATTGAGAATGTCGAAAGGTGAAAAACTCAATATAAGCGCTCGCTCCACGTTCTCGATTTCTCGAATCTTGGATTCATCAAGTCTATCCCCAAAGCACATTAGcaccaacaaacaaaacatgGCGTACTGAAAGTGCTCCATGAATAAGACGGGGTTTCCAAATTCAGAATGAGAGTGGAGGCGATTGAAAAGAATATCCAAAACCCACTTGCGAGCTTTAGTGTAGGAACTGATACGGGAAGGATGAAGGATTTTGGAAGTGAGATTGCGGCGGAGGAGGCGCCAGAGTGGGCCGTAAGGAGCGCTGTTGATGTTGTGTTGGTTGCTAGAGACGATCTTGGTCATGGGTAGGGTGGGTGGACGATCGGCGAAGAGAGCACCGTTAATGACGAGGGCCTTGAAGGCAATGGAGCGGTCGGCAATGAAGATGGCGGGGCGATTGCCAATGGGGAGGGTGATGACAGGGCCATATTTGGCGAAGAAACTGTGGAGAAGAGATTCAATTTGGAGAGGGGATTTGCAGAGCCACTGGAAATGAGTGATGATGGGAAATGAAGGTGGGCATGGTGGAAGCTTTGTGGAGCTTCGAAAATGGGTAAAAATAGAGGTGATCAAGAGAGTAGAGATGCATAGGGAAACGAGAATGATGAACCAAATCCCCATTTTTGTCTTTGTGTTTTGGAGATTGAATGTTGAATTCCACCGAGAGAATTTATAGGGGCGCTTGGTGcgaaaattaaatgtttgtgGGCTTGTTCGGTGTGTTCTATGGTTCGAAATTATACATAGTTACTCTTGGAGCGGAGGATTTAGAAATATGGATTTTTTATGTCTGTGTTTGGAGTACTAGTTTTGAATGAATGGATTGAACTAATGAGATACTtgcaaaatgataaaataagttataataattaagtttatagcacacacattttattatttgcaaaaatagcaaaaacgAACGAAGCCCAACCCAAACATCAAGTggtaaaatatcacaaatacccttgttactaatatatgtttgatacaccttatacacgtctgatatACCTAATACACCTCTTAATACACCttatacttcttgatacatccaatacatttgattgatacacttgatacatctgatactctttgatacactcgataccgaaacattactaatatatgtttgatacacctgatacactgcagatacatttagtattcttcacttatacaatCAATTGATTTAATGCatttgatatgcttgaagtcctacttatacacttgatatacacttgtaaacttgtttcatatacttgatattgattcactttactgatatgttttaacaatatattgttgatatacttgataatgatatactgagttacatcattcatatacttaataatactctaatgaactgcataacatttgaaaaaacgaaaatcacatagtaagtatattaaccaactaatacatataatataagtatatcacaacactgaTATACGAAAttgagacaaagtaaaaccaaaaaattaatgtaaaaaaacaaaacaaaatcatttggaatcaaattcaaatgattaTGACCTTCAAAAGTGAgagcataaataaataatgagtaggacattaaaaagaagaagagaaatgagTTATTGAATGgtagtttaggaataatatcaaatttaagatggaaaagtgaaaattttgtcatatttgcaaaattctaaaacaatatactataattgctatatcatattctcaaaatactatcatatgcaatttttcttaattaattaatgtatcaaatttttaattgattcatTTCCTATATTTTCTAACTCTAATTCAATTGATGGACTCTATtgattttcatgaaaataatataaaaaacaaaaaaatttaacatttgataataataattttgattattgttgCATTAACATGAATAGTCTAATTAGGAATCTTACAAATCATTCacataatataacaattatatatttgaataagttataaaaattCTAGTTAAACAGCGTTAAAAATGGTCTAATAAgtttcaatataattataaccAAAAGGTTCATACAAAAGTGAAAAGTGAAGTAGAGTTATATTTACCTATGCATAGTTATGATTGtctttttatcatatttgaaatCCAATCCGATTTCACCCTAATATGCATGCATATTTTAAATCCAATCTGATTTGTATATATAGCACATGTTTTAAAGATGTACTAACATTTGGTGAAAACGGTCGTTGATCAATGGTAAAAACAATCAcatgttttagattttatcaatcaTAAGATATTGTCGAAAGCAGAGCAACAACTGCATATGCGTATGACATTTCTTTAGCTACTTGCTTGATTCAACTTGCTTAAAAGATCTGCTTAGAAAATTGAGGTTGTTTGTGTTTATGGGTCACCCAATTGCTGTCAAGAGTTTGTCCCAAATTATTTCTGTAACCTTACAATTCAGAAGAAGGTGGTTGAAGTCTTCATCATTGGCATACCCAAAGTATCCAAATATacatattgaaaatatgaagtttgaaaaatgaaaagaaatacataaaactaaaattaaaaacaaattgatcAACCTGACTTAAAAATGATAGCCAGGACAGAGACATGTGCTTGGGTGACCCAAGGCTGCAGGCATTGAGCGTACTGAAAACAACAACAGTATAAATTGGCCACCTCTTTTTGTATAgcatttaaaagttttatttttcctttcttaaaatatgctatacaaaaactcaaaactcaaaagataCTATTTCATGTGCTGCTTCAGTAgataccttttatttttcaacttttttctcttttatggtTCAATCAATTATGAACTAATGCCTATGAAGATTTACGGCCAAATTTAGTtgttaaattatatgtttgaatCTTCCTCATGAATCTTAAATTTCTACTTGGATTAGAGTTTCTAAATGCTAATTCGTCTAAGGAGATGAAAAGttttaaagagagaaagagagaaatatttGGAGAACCACACTTGGGTTTGTCGCTTATCATGGGGCCAAATAAAATTAGGGCTAAATAAGATAAAATGgcaataagaaaataattataaaaatagcataatcattaaaaaaagaattctcAACATTCTATATCGATAAAAGTTCATCGTTAAAAAGACCACAACCACACTGATAATTGGAGAGCTGCAATGTAATGTAGATTATTAGAAATTAAGGGAGTTAAAAAACATgaatagagaataaaaatgaGATCATGAAAACATTGAAGAAGAGGGTTGAATTGAAAACTGTCGAAAAGATATGAATTTTGTGTATTACAAATTGGGTCTAAAACTTTCGAACCAAACATGAATTTTGGATTACTTTGTAGTTTGTTATCCAATGTTTTACTCATGTATTCAaaaggttttgtttttgtaactTTCTCCACGACATGCATCTGGAATTTAAACATATAGCCTATGGTTTTGGAATTTAAACATATAGCCTATGTATTCAAAAGGTTTCGTAGCAATTAGAGCAACAAATAGATGAAATAATATCTTTCGACTTCTTCCATAGCAtatctaaaatgaaaaagaaaaagctatCTTTAAAAGATGTGGCCAATTTAGAGTGTTGTGTTTTCTTATGCTCAATACCAGCCTTGGGTCCTCATCCAACCACAGCCTCTCTCAGTCTGTCCCTGCTGGCTATGATCTTCTTCAAGTcagtttaatttcttttaattttggttttatatttattttcttttttccaacttCAGATTTTCAATATGTATATTTGAgtatattttctcaaattttgaattatgtttgtgtattgttttaaatttaactttattgtttttggtaTAGATCTTAAAggggcatttttaaaaacagataaaaacttttttttaccaagacattcatttaaatattttgcaattacaaaatttacataatattataattggaATTTGAGTTCACAttatcatttagaaaaaaatagcttGAGTGATAAATAATCTTGCACGTCAAATTTTAAGTAACTTATGTGAATGATAGAATCAGTTGTCAAATTGTAATTAATctttatatttgacattaaTGTAAACGTTTTACaattatgattttatattttaatgcatgctatataccttttttattttacataattaaatgGTTAATATACGTTAATGTAACAAAAACTCCTAAATATCTAATAGTTATATGCATAAATGGCACAAGgaaaaaattttaactaatagCAAATATAGcacaaagataaaataaaagcatttataagataaaagtagtaaaatatCACCAAAATGCCTACATCCAACCatcattttgaacttttttttggtcaaatttatcaattaaaaaactattacCAATAGCATTTATCATTGGTAGTTGCTATCACTGATATATGCTATTACGGATagatttcaatttgagaaattttcacacacttcttgatttttttcatgttgAAAGTTATCACTAAAATCTACTATGAGTGAATATCACTAATAATTGTTATCAATTGTTGTCACGGATAGCTACAGTACAATCAATTAGCTATCAGTGATAATTAACTTGTaatcattacattttttttttcttaaattgaaattgatcaTTCATAGCAATTGATAACGGATATATGTTGCTAtcactaaataaaaactatcactaatagcttttaatttgagaatgaaaataatgagtATGAACGAAACCTTTTGATGCACGAGCAAAACATTGGATAACAAATTAAACGGCAAAGTTATATCCAAAATAGAGGTATGGTTTGAAAGTTTTAAACCCAATTAGTAATACAAAATTCCTTTCTTTATgacaattttcaattcaatcattttcttcGAATGTTTTCACGCTtcatgatttcatttttattccGTATATTCGATTATTACTCATCTTTGATGTTTTCAATGCTCATTTGTTAATTACCACGGTGGTTGTGATCTTTTCACgatgattttaatatttttataattaatttttttattgctatGGGTGTAAagtaaacatttaattttgttattcatattattcagccctaaattttatttcatcccATTATAAGTTGACAAACCCTAGCGTGGTTCTCCAAATATTTCTCTAGTTGTCTCTCTCTAAAACTCTTCACCTCCTTAGTTGGATTAGCATTTAGAAACTCTAAACCAAGTGTGGAAGattcaaacataaaacaaaccgTAAATCTTCACAGGCATAAATTCATAATTGATTGAcccatgaaaaagaaaatagttgaaaaatatgaaactaaaatttgaaacatagcaTATTTTagcccaaaaaaaaaaagaagtactATTGTTAATTAAATGCTATAGAAAAAGATGTGGCCAATTGAGAGTGTTGTATTTTTTCATAGTCTGAATATAGCAGCCTTGGGCGATGCAAGCACATACTGTCCGGCTATTGTTTCCATCTcagtataatttattttaattttagttttatatttgttttcatttttcaacttcaaattttcaataggtttttttcaaaaatattacaaaacacacatatattcagacggtatagaacaatttcgaaaatagacatataatgtaaaatataaaaaatgtctaaaTCAACGCGCGATTAATTGGCTACTTGTGCGAATAATATATCTGGTACATTGTCACtgttgtttagatttggctacatGATcactaaatgatttttttttcaaaattatttggtacacgatcgtttaaatttggtgaTCGTTTACCTTTTGTTGTTTAGATTTCGATACCAAATCCCAAATCtacattattgttttttcaagattctttgctagataatcgtttagatttggttaaaCGGTTTTTTCTAAGattttttgtacacgatcatttagatttgactatcaaatcttaacgattttttttttcatattctttgaTACGCgattttttcaacattttttttcaagatattttatatttagtatacgaacttaaaccaaataacactttgaaaaaagttaatacaatatttatgattgattgaaaaaaatcactatttcaaaaaaaaaaaattatgatgtGGGTAATGCCTTTGTGAATAAGTACCCCAAGTTGTCGTTCgaagaaatttgttgaacACTAATATCACCACTTTCTTCAAGGTCATGTATATAGAAGAGTTTTTGGTGAGATTTGTTCTAtctccttttatatatacccTCATTTAATTTGTGTTACACATGCAATATTgttctcaaataataatgttggTGGATTTTTATTGAACGACAAACCACATGTTTCGTGAATATGATGAGTCATTGACCTCAACCATACACGTTCTCTACTAGCTTCATGAATTGCAAGAATTTTTGCATGATTCGATGAAGTGGCAGTAATGGTTTGCTTTAAAGATCGCCAAGATATAGCCGTTCCTTCACATGTAAACAGATAACCTATTTGAGATCTTGCTTTGTGTGGGTCCGACAAATATCCAACATCTGCATAACAAACtaaatcaaagtttgatttgtttgaataaaacaaactcaTATTAATCATCCCTCGAAGATAGCAAAGTACATGTTTAACTTTATTCCAATGTCTTTTTGTTGGAGAAAAACTATATCTTGCTAATAAATTTACAGAAAATGCTATATTTGGTCTTGTGTTATTAGCAAGATACATTAGTGCACCTATTGCACTAAGGTATGACACTTCAGGACCAAGTAATTCTTCATTATCTTCTTTATGTCAAAAGATATCATTTTTCACATCTAGTAATCGAACCACTATTAGAATATTCAATGGGTGTGCTTTGTCCatgtagaatttttttaaaatcttttttgtatatatctgttgagcaagaaatttcggccaattaaattttgtcacATCATCACAgcaaatatttacataattatattttattggattttgataattaagtttactcaaTCCAATCCAATTCAAGACCAATAAGCAGATTAGCCAAGTTCAAGCTCAACAAGCGGATGGATCCAAGCCCAATAAAGCAAATGGGCTCAAGCCCAAGTTCAAATCCAATAAGGCAAATGGGCCCAAGCCTAAGCCTAATAGGCAAATTGGTCAAAGTTCAAGCCCAACAAGCAAATAGGCCAAAGCCCACCTAAAGCCcacaaaatttctctataaata
Coding sequences:
- the LOC101204800 gene encoding cytochrome P450 89A2 produces the protein MGIWFIILVSLCISTLLITSIFTHFRSSTKLPPCPPSFPIITHFQWLCKSPLQIESLLHSFFAKYGPVITLPIGNRPAIFIADRSIAFKALVINGALFADRPPTLPMTKIVSSNQHNINSAPYGPLWRLLRRNLTSKILHPSRISSYTKARKWVLDILFNRLHSHSEFGNPVLFMEHFQYAMFCLLVLMCFGDRLDESKIREIENVERALILSFSPFDILNFWPKLTKILFRKRWEMLIQLRRNQEKVLIPLIEARRKVNQNRVNRAHTEEEEEFAISYVDTLLDLELSHEDNRKLTNEEIVTICSEFLVGGTDTTCTALQWTMANIVKNPEIQHKLFSEMKEVMGDGPGKEVKEEDLEKIPYLKAVVLEGLRRHPPGHFVLPHTVTEDTVLENYVIPKNGTVNFMVAEMGWNSKVWEDPMEFKPERFMKGGGGGVEFDITGSKEIKMMPFGIGRRMCPGFELAILHMEYFIGNLIWKFEWKEVKGEEVSLSEKVAFTVVMEKPLKAKINPR